One Pseudobutyrivibrio xylanivorans genomic window, ATTATCTTTCTCCCAGCTTTAAGTTAGGGATGGCATTAAGATCCCAGCTGTCGCGACGACCTGCCAAATACTCATAATATGCTGCTGCACCAATCATCGCTGCATTGTCAGTGCAAAGGATAGGTGAAGGATGGTAGAATTCCACTCCTTTTTCCTTGCACATCTGCTCCATAGCACCTCTAAGAGTCTGATTAGAAGCCACACCACCGGCAATAGCAAACTTATCCATGCCAAATTCATCAATAGCAAGAGCTGCATGCTCACATAATGTATCAATAACGGTCTGCTGGAAGGACGCAGCAATGTCTGCATCGTTTATTGTTTCGCCCTTCATCTGAGCACCATTGATATAATTAAGAACTTGAGATTTAAGACCACTGAAAGAGAAATCATATACTCCATCAGAAACCTTTGGGCGTGTAAATTGGATTGCAAATGGGTCACCTTCGTGAGCAGCCTTTTCAATCTTAGGGCCACCTGGATAACCTAGACCAATCGCTCTGGCCACTTTATCAAAGGCTTCGCCTGCTGCATCGTCCCTTGTACGACCAAGAATTTCGTATTTGCCATAATCTGCCACTCTCACGAGATGAGTGTGGCCACCTGATACAACAAGACACAGAAATGGTGGCTTCAGTTCTTTATTCTCGATATAGTTCGCGCTGATATGTCCCTCGATATGATGGACTCCAATAAGAGGCTTACCTGTTGCAAAAGCGATTGCCTTTGCTTCGGCAACACCTACAAGAAGAGCACCTACAAGACCAGGTCCATAGGTAACGGCAATTGCATCCATGTCCTCAAGTCCCATATCAGCATCTTCCAATGCCTGTTCGATAACCTGATTGATTCGTTCTATGTGTTTTCTTGAAGCAATTTCTGGAACAACACCTCCATAAAGAGTATGGAGTGGAATTTGAGTAGAGATAACGTTACTTCTAACGTCTCTTCCATTTATAACTACAGCCGCTGCAGTTTCATCGCAGGAGCTTTCTATAGCAAGTATTTTTATTTCTTTAGTATCCATTTATTTCATCCTCTGTAGACAGTCTCCAAGTGAGAATCTTCCAATGTCCATTAGAATCTTTTCTAAGGCAAAAATTCTCATAGGTTCTGTTGTATGAGCTTCCTTCTCTGACAAAATAGTTCGAAGTCAGGAAGGCGCATTCATAGCCATGAACTGTCTTGTATTGAACATCTTTTGAATCGCTTACTGTACTGGAAACTATAGTCCTTGACCTATTATGATAATCCTCTATTTCAAGATTGAGTGATGCTAAATAGGTATCCTTAGGATTGTATGATAGTAGTTCATCATCCATGAGCATACGAGCCTGATCTGCCATCTGCTCAAGCTGTTTCTGATCAAAATCCTCAGCATAGTAAGCTGTAATTATTCGATTGTACCATTTGACTACTGCTCTAGGCGTGACAGGGTAATCTGTAGTAAAATTCTTAGAAATGATTGTCTGAACCTCGGATAATTCAACATTCTTTTCCGTACTAGCAGAGGCTTTTCTGGTTGATAAATAGGCATAATACCCCACAACAAGAGAAACCATACAGATTACCGCTATTCCTATACGCAGCACCTTTTTCATATTACTCCTCCGCAAAATCAAGCTCTAAAAACTTGCCATCCTCACCCAACTGGGCCTGTGGAAAAATATCGCAAACTGCTTTCATATAGCGTTTATGTCCCGTCATCGATGGTGAAAAATGAGTGAGCCAAAGTTTTGAAACATTGGCGTCCTTTGCCACCTTGGCAGCCTCATAGAATGTCATATGCTTATTCTGCTTAGCCTTAATAAGCTTCTCTTCCTCAGCATACATTCCTTCACAAATCAAAAGATCCGATTCACTTGCAGCATC contains:
- the tsaD gene encoding tRNA (adenosine(37)-N6)-threonylcarbamoyltransferase complex transferase subunit TsaD, producing the protein MDTKEIKILAIESSCDETAAAVVINGRDVRSNVISTQIPLHTLYGGVVPEIASRKHIERINQVIEQALEDADMGLEDMDAIAVTYGPGLVGALLVGVAEAKAIAFATGKPLIGVHHIEGHISANYIENKELKPPFLCLVVSGGHTHLVRVADYGKYEILGRTRDDAAGEAFDKVARAIGLGYPGGPKIEKAAHEGDPFAIQFTRPKVSDGVYDFSFSGLKSQVLNYINGAQMKGETINDADIAASFQQTVIDTLCEHAALAIDEFGMDKFAIAGGVASNQTLRGAMEQMCKEKGVEFYHPSPILCTDNAAMIGAAAYYEYLAGRRDSWDLNAIPNLKLGER
- a CDS encoding DUF6715 family protein — protein: MKKVLRIGIAVICMVSLVVGYYAYLSTRKASASTEKNVELSEVQTIISKNFTTDYPVTPRAVVKWYNRIITAYYAEDFDQKQLEQMADQARMLMDDELLSYNPKDTYLASLNLEIEDYHNRSRTIVSSTVSDSKDVQYKTVHGYECAFLTSNYFVREGSSYNRTYENFCLRKDSNGHWKILTWRLSTEDEINGY